In the Campylobacter lari genome, TTGGTTTAAAAATTTTACACATTAAAATAGGCGCTAGAGCGTTAATTCCGCCAAAAAAACATGCAATAAAATAAAAATATATACTTAAATGCAAAATTTGCGCATAGAAAAAATAAAAATAAAAGAAACAAGAAAAGCTAAAGCCTATTATAAATACTAAACTAGTCATTAAAAACCCAAATTTATCCACCCAAATTCCAGCAAGCAAGGTTCCACAAGATAAAATCACTATTGCAATCATTTGTATTAAAATAGCGTCTGTTTTATCAAGAACTAAAACTTCAGGTATAAAATTTGGCATAAGTAAAATAAGTATAATCACACAAGCTGTAAGCATCCATGTTAAAAGCATAGAAGCGATGATATCTAAAAAAATATTTTTTTCTTTAAAAAGAGCTTTTAAAGGAAATTTTTCTAAATCATTTTCTTGGTGCATTTTTTGAAAAACAGGTGTTTCTTCTAGAAATTTTCTAAGATAGATAGAAATAATACCAAAAATACCACCTATGGCAAATGGAATACGCCAAGCATAATCATAAATTGATTCTTGATCAAAACAATGATTAATTACTAGTGCAACAAAACATCCTAAAAGAATACCAAAAGCCATAGAAGCATTAATAGCGCTAATATAAAAACTATCTTTTCCATCGGGTGCGTGTTCTTTTACAAAAACCCAAGCACCAGGTAATTCTCCGCCTATGGCTATACCTTGAGCTATTCTAACAAGTAGTAAAAAAATAGGAGCTAAATAACCTATACTTTCAAAAGTAGGTATAAAAGCTAAAGAAAAAGTTGGAAGCACCATGAGTAATATACTTAGCATAAACATTTTCTTACGACCCAATTTATCACCAAAATGAGCCATAACTATGCCACCAAGTGGTCTAGCTAAATATCCTGCCGCAAAAGCTCCATAAGTATTTAAAAGTTTCCAAAAATCACTTAAATCACTTGGAAAAAAATTTCTTGAAATATAATTAGCAAAAAAGACAAAAATCACAAAGTCATAAAATTCTAAGGCCCCACCTAAAGAAGATAAGGAAAGTGTTTTATAATCACTTCTTTTTAAACTTTTTGGCATCTAAATACTTTCTTTTTTGTAGTAATTTTATAATTATAGTAAAAAAATATCATAGTTTGTTAAAAAATATTAAAAATTTAAAAAGAAAAATTATGTTAAAATAATAGTTTTGTATTTTATAGAAAGGAGAAAACATTGGCAAAAGATGATATTATCGAAATTGATGGTAATGTAATCGAAGCTTTACCTAATGCAACTTTTAAAGTTGAATTAGATAATAAACATGTGATACTTTGTCATATTGCAGGTAAAATGCGTATGCATTATATCAGGATTATGCCTGGCGATAGAGTTAAAGTAGAGCTAACGCCTTATAGTCTTGATAAGGGTCGTATTACATTTAGATACAAATAAGTCTAAGTTGTTTAAAAGCAAAAGTAAAGTATAATTAGCACTTTTGCAGAAATTGCAATAAAACTGTATGAAGAAGTATTTTCAAAATCACCACTTATTTTGAAAATAGTTGGTTGCTCTAAAAACCTGGTGCAGTTGTAAAAAAAGTGGAATTTACAATAACAGGAGTAAAGCATGAAAGTTAGACCATCTGTTAAAAAGATGTGTGACAAATGCAAAGTAGTTCGTCGTAAAGGCGTAGTTCGCATTATTTGCGAAAATCCAAAACACAAACAAAGACAAGGATAATTTATGGCTCGTATTGCAGGTGTGGATTTACCAAAGAAAAAAAGAATTGAATATGGCTTGACTTATATTTATGGTATAGGTTTGCATACTTCAAGAAAAATCTTAGATAAAACAGGAATTTCTTATGATAAAAGAGTTCATGAGCTAAGTGAAGATGAAGCAGCGGCTATCCGTAAAGAAATTCAAGAAAACTACATGGTTGAGGGTGATCTTAGAAAACAAGTTGCTATGGATATCAAAGCATTGATGGATTTAGGAAGCTTTAGAGGCTTAAGACATAGAAAAGGCTTACCAGTTCGTGGTCAAAAAACAAAAACAAATGCCAGAACTAGAAAAGGTAAGAGAAAAACCGTTGGTGCAAAATCATAAGGATAGAAAATGGCAAAAAGAAAAGTAGTTAAGAAAAAAGTAGTTAAAAAAAATATAGCTAAAGGTATAGTTTATATCAGTGCAACATTTAATAATACTATGGTTACTGTAACTGATGAAATGGGAAATGCTATCGCTTGGAGTAGTGCAGGTGGTTTAGGATTTAAAGGTTCTAAAAAATCAACTCCTTATGCAGCACAACAAGCAGTAGAAGATGCTTTAAATAAAGCAAAAGAACATGGTATTAAAGAAGTAGGTATTAAAGTACAAGGACCAGGAAGTGGTCGTGAGACAGCGGTTAAGAGTGTAGGTGCTATGGAAGGTATTAAAGTAACTTTCTTAAAAGATATTACCCCATTAGCTCATAATGGTTGTAGACCACCAAAACGTCGTCGTGTCTAAGAATAAGATATAAGATTTAGGAGAATTATAATGGCAAGATATAGAGGACCAGTAGAGAAATTAGAAAGACGACTTGGCGTAAGCTTGGCAATGAAAGGCGAAAGAAGATTAGCAGGTAAAAGTGCTTTAGATAAACGCCCTTACGCACCAGGTCAGCATGGACAAAGAAAAGCTAAAATCAGCGAATACGGACTTCAATTAAGAGAAAAACAAAAAGCTAAATTTATGTATGGAGTTAGCGAAAAACAATTTAGAAGATTATTTAGTGAAGCTGCTAGAAAAGATGGCAACACCGGTGCGCTTTTAATTCAGCTTTTAGAACAAAGACTTGATAATGTTGTTTATAGAATGGGTTTTGCTACAACACGTCGTTTTGCTAGACAACTTGTAACTCATGGACACATTTTAGTAAATGGTAAAAGAGTGGATATTCCTAGTTATAGAGTAGAAGCAGGTCAAAAAATTGAAGTGATTGAAAAAAGCAAAAACAATCCTCAAATTTCAAGAGCGATCGAACTTACTGCTCAAACTGGTATAGTTGCTTGGGTTGATGTAGAAAAAGATAAAAGATTTGGAATTTTTACAAGAAAACCTGAAAGAGAAGAAGTTATCATTCCAGTTGAGGAAAGATATATCGTTGAGTTGTACTCTAAATAATAAAGGTTTTTGATATGAGACATATTACAACTTCTGCTTATACACCAACAGAGTTTAGTATTGAAAATATCAGTGATACAGTAGCAAAAGTAAGTGCATGGCCTTTTGAAATCGGCTATGCTATTACTTTGGCGCATCCTTTGCGTCGTTTGCTTTATTCAAGCACAGTAGGTTTTGCTCCAACAGGAGTTAAAATCAAAGGCGTAGCACATGAATTTGATAGTATGCGCGGTATGCTTGAAGATGTAGCATTGTTTATTATCAATCTAAAAAAATTAAGATTTAAACTAAAAACAGATTCTGAAAAAGAAATCGTAACCTTTAGTTTTAAAGGACCAAAAGAAATTTGCGGAAAAGACTTAGACAATGAAGTTGTTGAAGTTGTGAATGCAGATAGCTATCTTGCAACGATTAATGAAGATGCGGATTTAGAATTTACTTTAATCATTGAAAAAGGTATAGGTTATGTGCCTTCTGAAGAAATCCAAAATTTCTTAGATCCTGAATTTATAGCACTTGATGCATTCTTTACTCCGGTAAAACATGCAGTTTATGATATAGAAAAAGTGCTTTTTGAAGATAATCCAGATTATGAAAAAGTTGTTTTTACAATCACAACTGATGGTCAAATTTCACCAAGCGATGCTTTTAAAAATGCTTTAGAAGCAATGTATAAACAATTATCAGTGTTTGATAAAATCACTAATGCACAAAGCGTTGTAAGAAGTCAAACACCAAATAATGAAGTAGAACATGTAAAATTACTTCAAAATATAACTGAGTTAAATTTAAGTGCAAGAAGCTTTAACTGCCTAGAAAAAGCAAATGTGGTTTATATCGGTGAGCTTGCTTTAATGAGTGTTAGCGAACTTGCAGATTTAAAAAATCTTGGTAAAAAATCTTTAGATGAGATTAAAAGCGTAATGGAATCTATAGGTTTCCCTATAGGAAATTCAAAACTCAGTGATAGTGCAAAAGAAACGCTAAAGAAAAAAATTACAGAATTAAAAGCACAAAATGAAGGATAATCAATGAGACATAGACATGGATATAGAAAGTTAGGTCGCACTTCTACTCATCGTGCAGCCTTATTAAAAAACCTTACCATTGCTATTATTAAAGCAGGTAAAATAGAAACAACATTACCTAAAGCAAAAGAATTAAGAGGTTATGTTGAAAGATTGATCACTCGTGCAAGAAAAGGTGATTTCAATGCTCACAGAGCAGTTTTTGCTAGCTTGCAAGATAAAGAAGCTACAAATAAACTTGTAACAGAAATTGCACCTAAATTCGCAGATAGAAACGGTGGTTATACAAGAATTATTAAAACAAGAATTCGCCGTGGCGATGCTGCAGAAATGGCTTTTATCGAATTCGTAGCTTAATTTTTAGCCTTTTTAAAGGCTAAAAACTTCTTATTTTTATTTATTTACTTACTATTTTTTGTATTTTTATCCATTTTTTGCTACTATTAATCTTTTAACTACAAAAAAGGAAAAAAATGCAAGAAAATTCAAGATTACGCATAGCTATACAAAAATCAGGTCGTTTAAGTAAAGATTCTATCGCCTTACTTGAGTCTATAGGCGTAAAACTTCGCATACACGATCAAAGCTTGATTGCTTTTTCTACAAATCTACCTATTGATTTACTTAGAGTAAGAGATGATGATATACCAGGATTAATTTTTGATGGAGTAGTGGATCTTGGCATAGTTGGAGAAAATGTTTTAGAAGAAAATGAGTTAGAAAGAAAATCAAAAAACGAAAATGCAGATTTTATAATGCTTAAAAAACTTGATTTTGGAGGGTGTCGTTTGTCTTTGGCATTGCCAGAAAATAGTGAGTATAAAGGTATAGAAAGTTTTAAAAATTTACGCATAGCAACTTCTTATCCACAGCTTTTAAAGCGTTTTATGGAAGAAAATAACATTCCTTATAAAACTTGTATGCTAACAGGCTCAGTTGAAGTAGCGCCAAGTGCAAATTTAGCTGATGGAATTTGTGATTTAGTTTCAAGTGGTGCTACTTTGAAAGCAAATGGGCTTAAAGAAGTTATGGTAATTTATAAGTCAAAAGCTTGTATTATCCAAAGAAAAGAAAGTTTAGCTCCACACAAACAAGAATTAATCGATAAATTACTCATTAGAATTCATGGAGTTATGCAAGCAAGAGAGTCAAAATACATCATGTTGC is a window encoding:
- the hisG gene encoding ATP phosphoribosyltransferase; translation: MQENSRLRIAIQKSGRLSKDSIALLESIGVKLRIHDQSLIAFSTNLPIDLLRVRDDDIPGLIFDGVVDLGIVGENVLEENELERKSKNENADFIMLKKLDFGGCRLSLALPENSEYKGIESFKNLRIATSYPQLLKRFMEENNIPYKTCMLTGSVEVAPSANLADGICDLVSSGATLKANGLKEVMVIYKSKACIIQRKESLAPHKQELIDKLLIRIHGVMQARESKYIMLHAPIEKLEKITALLPGVEKPTILPLENDKARVALHMVSQENLFWETMEALKKEGASAILVLPIEKMLS
- the infA gene encoding translation initiation factor IF-1 — encoded protein: MAKDDIIEIDGNVIEALPNATFKVELDNKHVILCHIAGKMRMHYIRIMPGDRVKVELTPYSLDKGRITFRYK
- the rplQ gene encoding 50S ribosomal protein L17: MRHRHGYRKLGRTSTHRAALLKNLTIAIIKAGKIETTLPKAKELRGYVERLITRARKGDFNAHRAVFASLQDKEATNKLVTEIAPKFADRNGGYTRIIKTRIRRGDAAEMAFIEFVA
- the rpsK gene encoding 30S ribosomal protein S11 → MAKRKVVKKKVVKKNIAKGIVYISATFNNTMVTVTDEMGNAIAWSSAGGLGFKGSKKSTPYAAQQAVEDALNKAKEHGIKEVGIKVQGPGSGRETAVKSVGAMEGIKVTFLKDITPLAHNGCRPPKRRRV
- the rpsD gene encoding 30S ribosomal protein S4, which encodes MARYRGPVEKLERRLGVSLAMKGERRLAGKSALDKRPYAPGQHGQRKAKISEYGLQLREKQKAKFMYGVSEKQFRRLFSEAARKDGNTGALLIQLLEQRLDNVVYRMGFATTRRFARQLVTHGHILVNGKRVDIPSYRVEAGQKIEVIEKSKNNPQISRAIELTAQTGIVAWVDVEKDKRFGIFTRKPEREEVIIPVEERYIVELYSK
- a CDS encoding DNA-directed RNA polymerase subunit alpha — encoded protein: MRHITTSAYTPTEFSIENISDTVAKVSAWPFEIGYAITLAHPLRRLLYSSTVGFAPTGVKIKGVAHEFDSMRGMLEDVALFIINLKKLRFKLKTDSEKEIVTFSFKGPKEICGKDLDNEVVEVVNADSYLATINEDADLEFTLIIEKGIGYVPSEEIQNFLDPEFIALDAFFTPVKHAVYDIEKVLFEDNPDYEKVVFTITTDGQISPSDAFKNALEAMYKQLSVFDKITNAQSVVRSQTPNNEVEHVKLLQNITELNLSARSFNCLEKANVVYIGELALMSVSELADLKNLGKKSLDEIKSVMESIGFPIGNSKLSDSAKETLKKKITELKAQNEG
- the rpmJ gene encoding 50S ribosomal protein L36; this translates as MKVRPSVKKMCDKCKVVRRKGVVRIICENPKHKQRQG
- the rpsM gene encoding 30S ribosomal protein S13, with amino-acid sequence MARIAGVDLPKKKRIEYGLTYIYGIGLHTSRKILDKTGISYDKRVHELSEDEAAAIRKEIQENYMVEGDLRKQVAMDIKALMDLGSFRGLRHRKGLPVRGQKTKTNARTRKGKRKTVGAKS
- a CDS encoding MFS transporter, giving the protein MPKSLKRSDYKTLSLSSLGGALEFYDFVIFVFFANYISRNFFPSDLSDFWKLLNTYGAFAAGYLARPLGGIVMAHFGDKLGRKKMFMLSILLMVLPTFSLAFIPTFESIGYLAPIFLLLVRIAQGIAIGGELPGAWVFVKEHAPDGKDSFYISAINASMAFGILLGCFVALVINHCFDQESIYDYAWRIPFAIGGIFGIISIYLRKFLEETPVFQKMHQENDLEKFPLKALFKEKNIFLDIIASMLLTWMLTACVIILILLMPNFIPEVLVLDKTDAILIQMIAIVILSCGTLLAGIWVDKFGFLMTSLVFIIGFSFSCFFYFYFFYAQILHLSIYFYFIACFFGGINALAPILMCKIFKPNIRFSGISFSYNIAYAIAGGFTPQLVFALHSLAIKPENPFVYGIFIYILFLSLITLLATVFTYKRLRF